One Gloeothece verrucosa PCC 7822 DNA window includes the following coding sequences:
- a CDS encoding cytosine deaminase: MIPEVDSYWLINAHVPVVLLENNNFIPQTREGLCLVDLEIVGGKIQQIILASQRVALNFPRIDLEKRIVFPGFVDIHTHLDKGHIWERSPNLEGTFEEALIRVQEDSQQYWQAEDVYQRMEFGIKCSYAHGTMAIRTHIDSLGKQGEISLEVFKTLQQEWADRLTLQAVSLVSLDYYQTPYGIALADRIAEIGGILGGVAYMNPALDAQLAQVFLLAQERGLNLDFHADENGDPDSICLQKIAQTALEYQFSGSIICGHCCSLAVQPEEVVAKTLDLVKSANIGIVSLPMCNLYLQDRRSSQTPYWRGVTKVHELKQQGIAVAFASDNCRDPFYGFGDHDIKEVLTQAVRIAHLDTPYSDWCGSVTKTAADLMGLPQRGRIGVGLKADLIIFQARYFSELLSRPQADRIVLHQGQSIDTTLPKYQDLDECILFKSA; encoded by the coding sequence ATGATTCCTGAAGTTGACTCTTATTGGTTAATAAATGCTCATGTTCCCGTTGTTTTGTTAGAAAATAACAATTTTATCCCTCAAACCCGAGAAGGATTATGTTTAGTCGATCTTGAGATCGTAGGCGGCAAAATTCAGCAAATTATTTTGGCTTCTCAAAGAGTTGCACTTAATTTTCCTAGGATTGACTTAGAAAAAAGAATTGTCTTCCCTGGCTTTGTGGATATACATACCCATCTAGATAAAGGTCATATTTGGGAGCGCTCGCCGAATCTCGAGGGCACATTCGAGGAGGCTCTGATAAGGGTTCAAGAAGATTCCCAACAATATTGGCAAGCGGAAGATGTTTATCAACGCATGGAATTTGGGATTAAATGTAGTTATGCTCATGGAACTATGGCAATCCGAACTCATATTGATAGTTTGGGAAAACAAGGGGAGATCAGTCTAGAAGTTTTTAAAACCCTACAACAAGAATGGGCAGATCGCCTAACTTTACAGGCTGTTTCTTTGGTAAGTTTAGATTATTATCAAACGCCCTACGGAATAGCCCTCGCTGATCGAATCGCTGAGATAGGGGGCATTCTGGGAGGGGTAGCTTATATGAATCCCGCTTTAGATGCTCAATTAGCTCAAGTTTTTTTGTTGGCTCAAGAAAGAGGACTCAATCTAGATTTTCATGCTGATGAAAATGGTGATCCAGATTCAATTTGTTTACAAAAGATAGCACAAACGGCTCTAGAGTATCAATTTAGCGGCTCAATCATCTGTGGTCATTGCTGTAGTTTAGCGGTACAACCCGAAGAAGTAGTCGCCAAAACCCTAGATTTAGTTAAATCTGCCAATATTGGCATAGTCAGCTTACCGATGTGTAATCTTTATTTACAAGATCGTCGTTCCTCTCAAACGCCTTATTGGCGAGGTGTGACAAAAGTTCATGAATTAAAGCAGCAAGGAATTGCTGTCGCTTTTGCCTCAGATAATTGTCGAGATCCTTTTTATGGGTTTGGTGATCATGATATCAAAGAAGTTTTGACCCAGGCCGTCAGAATTGCCCATTTAGATACACCTTATAGTGATTGGTGTGGTAGTGTGACTAAAACGGCGGCAGATTTGATGGGACTTCCCCAGAGAGGCAGAATTGGTGTAGGGTTAAAAGCGGACTTAATTATATTTCAAGCCCGTTATTTTAGTGAATTGCTATCCCGTCCTCAAGCTGATCGGATCGTCTTACATCAAGGACAATCTATTGACACCACTTTGCCGAAATATCAAGACTTAGATGAATGTATTTTATTTAAGAGTGCTTGA
- a CDS encoding cadherin-like domain-containing protein: protein MSITNSTPLVNENGIPVAKGDYITGIVDQALTISPQTLLKNDSDPNGDPLTITTVGNAYKGTVQLDSQGNVIFTPTKHALGNASFKYTISDGKGGTSQATVTVNIQPNYFNFFKATMSSYSSGQDVQSTITTSDGGKTINIKGNTWKALQMSYKITPNTVMEFDFKSAAIGETHGIGFDSDLSMSTNQIFQVGGSQVTGNQTYNNYTGSALQHYKIPVGQFYTGTMNYLTLINDQDVSNPTAQSQFSNLNMYEGLPGNDKPVAVDDTGITVINAPITFKIANLVANDTDIDGDSLSISSVKSISGGTAALDGKGNVIFTPTKNFSGQASFDYTVSDGAGGTDTGTVNLTVKSANIGINLTGIYYYSTQQPFIDLFKSGSKWITQASGTWDTQEQSSLAVDKNGWVTSLKGTGSTQKFTSVSTLLASSIDGHYKGGRYVVLYDGQGTLEYNYDAKKVTSLSTPGRDVIDITPSNNGILLRLTQTDPNNTGNYLRNIRVIPEASESTYSTNIFNPEFLKKIDSFSTLRFMDWMKTNDSSQKEWSNRPTLDTASWGTKGAPVEAMVALANVTNSNAWFNMPHQATDEYVTQFATYVKNNLKPGLKAYVEYSNEVWNASFGQNKYVDGLSSTLNTPQSYGKRTVEITNIWDNVFGTDKDRVIGVMGAQAANPWTATQALQYVDKSIDVIAINPYVGNYLGTSDNQAEVDGWTKDADGGLNKLFDELMHGGVLSKSNPQGRFPGVWPNLSQWQDISKKYNLPLVAYEGGQHLVGVNSVADDTSITNLFMKANKDPRMGDVYKELMNQWYQQLGGDLFMQFADIGRQTKWGSWGALENIDQTSSPKYDSLMNYISQHTATVAS from the coding sequence ATGAGTATTACAAATTCTACACCACTGGTCAATGAAAATGGTATACCGGTAGCCAAGGGCGATTATATTACAGGGATTGTCGATCAAGCTCTGACCATTTCTCCTCAAACTTTACTCAAAAATGATAGCGATCCTAATGGTGATCCATTAACCATAACTACAGTCGGTAATGCTTACAAGGGGACTGTGCAGTTAGATAGTCAGGGAAACGTGATTTTTACCCCAACAAAACATGCTTTAGGTAACGCTTCTTTTAAATATACTATCAGTGATGGAAAAGGCGGAACGAGCCAAGCTACTGTTACCGTTAATATTCAACCCAATTATTTTAATTTTTTCAAAGCTACAATGTCTTCCTATAGCTCTGGACAAGACGTACAATCTACCATAACTACGTCTGATGGTGGTAAAACCATAAATATAAAAGGGAATACTTGGAAAGCCCTTCAGATGAGCTATAAAATCACTCCTAATACTGTAATGGAATTTGATTTTAAGAGTGCTGCCATTGGTGAAACTCATGGCATTGGTTTTGATAGCGATCTCAGCATGAGTACGAATCAAATCTTTCAAGTTGGTGGCTCTCAAGTAACAGGTAATCAAACTTACAACAATTACACAGGCTCTGCATTGCAACACTATAAAATTCCGGTGGGGCAATTTTACACCGGAACGATGAATTACCTAACGTTAATTAATGACCAGGATGTGAGCAATCCCACAGCCCAAAGTCAGTTTTCTAACTTGAATATGTATGAAGGCCTTCCGGGTAATGATAAGCCAGTAGCTGTTGATGATACAGGGATTACGGTAATTAACGCGCCCATTACTTTTAAAATCGCTAATCTCGTAGCCAATGATACCGATATTGATGGAGATTCCCTTTCTATATCATCAGTCAAGTCTATTTCAGGAGGTACAGCCGCGCTAGATGGTAAAGGCAATGTGATTTTTACACCGACTAAGAACTTTAGTGGACAGGCAAGTTTTGATTATACGGTTAGTGATGGAGCAGGAGGCACTGATACTGGCACAGTCAACTTAACCGTTAAATCAGCCAATATTGGGATTAATTTAACGGGAATCTATTATTATTCTACACAACAACCTTTTATAGATTTATTTAAAAGCGGCTCGAAGTGGATTACTCAAGCAAGTGGTACCTGGGATACACAAGAACAAAGTTCATTAGCCGTTGATAAAAATGGTTGGGTTACCTCTCTAAAAGGAACAGGAAGCACTCAAAAATTTACTTCAGTGTCCACTCTATTAGCCAGCTCCATAGATGGTCATTATAAAGGGGGTAGATACGTTGTTCTCTATGATGGACAAGGCACACTTGAGTATAATTATGATGCCAAAAAAGTTACTTCTCTCTCAACGCCCGGTAGAGATGTCATTGATATAACGCCAAGTAATAATGGCATCTTGTTAAGACTGACTCAAACTGACCCCAATAATACCGGTAATTATCTGAGAAATATTCGGGTCATTCCCGAGGCCTCTGAATCTACTTACTCGACAAATATATTTAACCCAGAATTTCTCAAAAAAATCGATTCTTTTAGCACGCTTCGCTTTATGGATTGGATGAAAACCAACGATTCTAGCCAAAAAGAATGGAGCAATCGTCCTACTCTAGATACGGCATCTTGGGGCACAAAGGGCGCTCCTGTAGAAGCGATGGTCGCACTGGCTAATGTCACCAATTCTAATGCTTGGTTTAATATGCCCCATCAAGCAACCGACGAATACGTCACCCAATTTGCCACCTATGTCAAAAATAACCTCAAACCTGGACTGAAGGCTTATGTTGAGTATTCCAATGAAGTTTGGAATGCCTCTTTTGGCCAAAATAAATACGTTGACGGACTTTCTAGCACCCTAAATACTCCTCAGAGCTATGGCAAACGAACCGTCGAAATTACCAATATTTGGGATAATGTGTTTGGAACTGATAAAGACCGAGTCATTGGAGTGATGGGGGCGCAGGCGGCTAATCCCTGGACAGCCACACAAGCCTTACAATACGTTGATAAATCCATTGATGTGATTGCCATTAACCCTTATGTGGGAAATTATCTCGGAACTTCTGATAATCAAGCTGAAGTAGACGGATGGACAAAAGATGCAGACGGTGGATTAAATAAATTGTTTGATGAGCTTATGCACGGAGGCGTTTTAAGCAAATCCAATCCGCAGGGGCGTTTCCCCGGCGTTTGGCCCAATCTTTCTCAATGGCAAGATATTAGTAAGAAATATAATCTGCCACTGGTGGCTTACGAAGGAGGACAGCATTTAGTCGGCGTTAATTCAGTAGCTGATGATACATCTATCACCAATCTCTTTATGAAAGCCAATAAAGACCCTCGTATGGGCGACGTCTATAAGGAACTCATGAATCAATGGTATCAACAACTCGGAGGGGATCTATTTATGCAGTTTGCTGATATTGGCAGACAAACCAAGTGGGGCAGTTGGGGAGCGTTAGAAAATATTGATCAAACCAGTTCCCCCAAATACGATAGTTTAATGAATTATATTAGCCAACATACCGCTACCGTTGCTAGTTAG
- a CDS encoding glutathione S-transferase family protein, which yields MFSESLPELVFYFNRNCPYAQRTWIALLELNVNFQPREIELGSDNKTDWFLSLNPNGKVPVIEQGETRVYESLIVNEYLSEISGNKLMPSSAGKRALARILMARCDSHLVKTSFSYLAHKSAENLEKEEQLKSELEAELRFLDTVIGESGDSYFLGEFTLTDIAFIPFFQRLAVTLPAFKNFEISQNNFPHLNRWLETMASRESCIQTAMKAEAIKEIYARFLKIDYFKKIGVAT from the coding sequence ATGTTTTCTGAATCTTTACCAGAACTCGTTTTTTATTTCAACCGTAACTGTCCTTATGCTCAACGGACTTGGATAGCATTACTTGAGTTAAATGTCAACTTTCAGCCTAGAGAAATTGAATTAGGTTCGGATAACAAAACCGATTGGTTTTTATCGTTAAATCCTAATGGCAAAGTCCCCGTCATTGAACAGGGAGAAACCCGAGTCTATGAATCCTTAATTGTTAATGAATATCTCTCGGAAATTTCGGGAAATAAATTAATGCCTTCCTCGGCAGGAAAAAGGGCATTAGCTCGAATTTTAATGGCTCGGTGTGATTCTCATTTAGTGAAAACTTCCTTTAGCTATCTGGCTCATAAATCAGCAGAAAATCTCGAAAAAGAAGAACAATTAAAATCTGAGTTAGAGGCGGAATTACGCTTTTTGGATACAGTCATTGGCGAGTCTGGCGATTCTTATTTTTTAGGAGAATTCACCTTAACAGACATTGCTTTTATTCCGTTTTTCCAAAGATTAGCCGTGACTTTACCCGCTTTTAAAAATTTTGAAATTAGCCAAAATAATTTTCCTCATCTTAACCGTTGGTTAGAGACAATGGCTTCTCGTGAAAGTTGTATTCAAACCGCCATGAAAGCTGAGGCGATTAAAGAAATTTATGCCCGCTTTTTAAAAATTGATTATTTTAAAAAAATCGGAGTAGCTACCTGA
- a CDS encoding GumC family protein, with amino-acid sequence MVTKFNKFSVSDQFQEFPSEDQEEISSSSARGLNLKPLIRTLIRKAWLIVGLTTLGTSGALVWSFQDPATYQGNFYLLVEPISPFSKMTDPTTIVRSSNGVPNEQLFALDYPTNLAFLQSPGMTFKLAKGIHEQKPAKSIPAIWLDLRENLKVERLGNTSSTATKIFAVTYKGEDPEEVKTVLQSASDTFLKYSAEDRETSLKAGVKFIDQQLPEIQQRLKKLQSQQEMLRRQYDLIDPTTKGQDVLTQVGSLTQQLLQVEDQLKTQQSLYENLRRQLNFSPDEALAASSLSQDPTRVALLNQLQQIDSQIAIESSRFTSENPTVQVLEQQKKNLLKLLNEKTEEIIAKNSIALPGNSKVLNYQDPTRLQLINQLVAANNQIQQLQVQYNSLQQYKTQSEKQSKLYPGIIRQYQELDRQIALTTDILNRLLTQRESLKVESAQELPWQLISPPQIPLDKDGKPISEPPDRKKKLLAGIMGGLILGVGIALLWEKRKNIFYNAEDLKDVVSFPVVGNIPWDSKLETSLYGTQASPTNSSEFDPALETPPIFSIHERGLLFLNAFDFLYSELSFIYNSPALHSLVVSSVQAQDGQSTVALYLAKAAAATGKKVLLVDSNLANPQLHLWLNLPNYKGLSDLLVDDELASYDVIESSKEVENLYLLSAGCAESPSTKLLWFPRMRSLMREFKVRYDLIIYDAPHFYESTDIGFLGAQTDGILMVAGIGKTSSSIFKQAMSEIEKLRLPVLGIVANHPSPPPSGMF; translated from the coding sequence ATGGTAACTAAGTTTAATAAGTTTTCAGTGAGTGACCAATTTCAGGAATTTCCCTCTGAAGACCAAGAGGAAATTAGCAGTTCAAGTGCAAGAGGGTTGAACCTTAAACCCTTAATTCGAACTTTGATCCGAAAAGCTTGGCTGATCGTGGGGTTAACCACCCTAGGAACCAGTGGGGCTTTGGTTTGGAGTTTTCAAGACCCGGCCACCTACCAAGGCAATTTTTATCTCCTAGTTGAGCCAATTAGTCCATTTAGTAAAATGACTGACCCCACTACTATCGTACGCAGCAGCAACGGCGTACCTAATGAGCAGTTATTTGCTTTGGACTATCCCACCAACCTAGCTTTTTTGCAAAGTCCAGGAATGACGTTTAAATTAGCTAAGGGGATTCATGAACAAAAACCGGCAAAAAGTATTCCGGCGATTTGGCTAGATCTACGAGAAAATCTTAAAGTGGAAAGACTAGGAAACACATCATCCACTGCCACGAAAATTTTTGCGGTTACTTATAAAGGCGAAGATCCAGAAGAAGTCAAAACGGTTTTACAATCTGCTTCTGACACATTTTTAAAGTATAGTGCCGAAGATCGAGAAACGAGTCTAAAAGCCGGTGTAAAATTTATTGACCAGCAGCTACCTGAGATACAACAAAGGCTTAAAAAACTGCAATCACAGCAAGAAATGCTCCGCCGACAATATGACTTAATTGACCCAACCACAAAAGGACAAGACGTTCTGACTCAAGTGGGTAGTCTAACACAGCAATTGCTACAAGTGGAAGACCAACTCAAAACTCAGCAGTCACTTTACGAAAATTTACGACGACAATTAAATTTCTCTCCAGATGAAGCCTTAGCAGCATCCTCTCTCAGTCAAGACCCTACTCGCGTGGCTTTGCTCAATCAACTTCAGCAAATTGATAGTCAAATTGCCATTGAATCCAGTCGATTTACCTCAGAAAATCCCACTGTTCAAGTATTAGAACAACAAAAGAAAAATCTTTTAAAACTCTTAAATGAAAAAACTGAGGAAATCATCGCCAAAAATTCAATTGCTTTACCGGGAAACTCAAAGGTTTTAAATTATCAAGACCCCACTCGTTTGCAACTGATTAACCAACTTGTAGCAGCCAATAATCAAATTCAACAGTTGCAGGTGCAGTATAATTCCCTTCAACAGTATAAAACGCAATCAGAGAAACAAAGCAAATTATATCCAGGAATCATTCGTCAATATCAAGAGTTAGACAGACAAATCGCTCTCACCACTGATATTTTAAATCGACTCTTGACGCAACGAGAATCCTTAAAAGTTGAATCAGCCCAAGAGCTTCCTTGGCAACTGATCTCACCTCCTCAAATTCCTTTAGATAAAGATGGAAAGCCCATCTCTGAACCTCCTGACCGCAAAAAGAAATTACTCGCTGGCATCATGGGAGGGTTAATTTTAGGAGTAGGAATAGCCCTGTTATGGGAAAAACGAAAAAATATTTTTTATAATGCCGAAGATCTTAAAGATGTTGTTTCATTTCCGGTGGTTGGCAATATTCCTTGGGATAGCAAATTAGAAACTTCCTTGTACGGAACCCAAGCATCACCAACAAACTCATCCGAATTTGATCCAGCTTTAGAAACTCCTCCTATTTTCTCGATCCACGAGAGAGGATTACTGTTTTTAAACGCTTTCGATTTTCTATATAGTGAACTATCTTTTATTTATAATAGTCCTGCGCTTCATTCCTTAGTTGTCTCTTCTGTACAAGCTCAGGATGGTCAATCAACTGTTGCTTTATACTTGGCTAAAGCCGCCGCAGCAACTGGCAAAAAAGTGTTATTAGTGGATAGCAATTTAGCTAATCCTCAACTGCATTTGTGGTTGAATCTACCTAACTATAAAGGACTGAGCGATCTTTTAGTCGATGATGAATTAGCTTCTTACGATGTGATTGAGTCATCAAAAGAAGTGGAAAATCTCTATCTGTTATCAGCCGGTTGTGCTGAATCTCCCTCCACTAAACTCCTGTGGTTTCCGAGGATGCGTAGTTTAATGAGAGAATTTAAAGTCAGATATGATTTGATTATTTACGACGCTCCTCACTTCTATGAATCAACGGATATTGGTTTTCTAGGAGCGCAGACAGATGGAATTTTGATGGTGGCCGGAATCGGTAAAACTTCCTCATCCATCTTTAAACAAGCCATGAGCGAAATTGAAAAATTACGACTGCCGGTTTTAGGGATAGTGGCTAATCATCCCTCGCCCCCGCCATCGGGAATGTTTTAA
- a CDS encoding WecB/TagA/CpsF family glycosyltransferase, which yields MKVVNFLNTSIHNLTQKELLERLTQYGGIVVTPNVDHIIKLQKDPELLEAYQASTYRVCDSKIVQYASRFLGTPIKEKISGSDFFPAFYQYNKNNPNIKIFLLGAEEGVAQKARENINQKLKKEIIVDAYSPSFGFEQKEEECQQIIERINQSKATVLAIGVGAPKQEKWIMKYKHQLHNIKIFLAIGATIDFEAGHKPRSPKWMSEVGIEWLYRLLSEPKRLWKRYLVDDVYFFWLILQQKLKRYQSPIHRVTRPMEPSEN from the coding sequence ATGAAAGTCGTCAATTTTCTCAATACATCTATTCATAACCTAACCCAAAAAGAATTATTAGAAAGACTAACCCAATATGGGGGCATAGTAGTAACTCCCAATGTGGATCATATAATTAAATTACAAAAAGACCCTGAACTCTTAGAAGCCTATCAAGCATCAACTTATCGAGTTTGTGATAGTAAAATAGTTCAATATGCTTCACGATTTTTAGGAACTCCTATTAAAGAAAAAATTTCGGGTTCGGATTTCTTCCCCGCCTTTTATCAATATAATAAAAACAATCCGAATATAAAAATCTTTCTGCTAGGAGCCGAAGAGGGAGTAGCCCAAAAAGCCAGAGAAAACATTAATCAGAAATTGAAAAAAGAGATTATTGTAGATGCTTACTCACCTTCATTTGGTTTTGAGCAAAAAGAAGAAGAATGCCAGCAAATCATCGAGCGAATTAACCAATCGAAAGCAACAGTCTTAGCGATTGGAGTGGGTGCCCCTAAACAAGAAAAATGGATTATGAAATACAAACATCAACTTCATAATATTAAGATTTTTCTAGCCATCGGGGCTACTATAGACTTCGAAGCTGGGCATAAGCCTCGCTCTCCCAAATGGATGAGTGAAGTGGGAATAGAATGGCTATACAGGCTTTTGAGCGAACCTAAACGTCTCTGGAAGCGCTATTTAGTAGATGATGTCTATTTCTTCTGGTTGATCTTACAACAAAAACTCAAGCGCTATCAATCTCCCATCCACCGAGTCACAAGACCTATGGAGCCATCTGAAAATTAA